One Lycium ferocissimum isolate CSIRO_LF1 unplaced genomic scaffold, AGI_CSIRO_Lferr_CH_V1 ctg638, whole genome shotgun sequence DNA window includes the following coding sequences:
- the LOC132045238 gene encoding glutaredoxin-C4 → MAKSAMYSISVPIFLFVVSVTVLLYTSTLAEAGDSSSFVKKTVSSHSIVIFSKSYCPYCRKAKAVFKELKQKPYVVELDERDDGWSIQDALSEIVGRRTVPQVFINGKHIGGSDDTVDAYENGELAKLLGVNAKKDDL, encoded by the exons ATGGCAAAATCAGCTATGTATTCCATTTCTGTCCCCATTTTCTTATTTGTAGTATCTGTAACTGTGTTGCTATACACATCAACTTTAGCTGAAGCTGGAGATTCCTCTTCCTTTGTTAAAAAGACAGTTTCATCTCATTCCATTGTTATCTTCTCCAAATCATATTGCCC ATACTGTAGGAAAGCAAAGGCTGTATTTAAAGAGTTGAAGCAAAAACCTTATGTCGTTGAGCTTGATGAGAGAG ATGATGGTTGGAGCATCCAGGATGCCCTTAGTGAGATCGTTGGCAGACGTACTGTGCCACAAGTTTTCATTAATGGAAAACATATCGGAGGATCAGATG ATACCGTCGATGCCTATGAAAACGGGGAGCTAGCTAAACTTCTTGGTGTTAATGCAAAGAAAGATGATCTTTAA